A genomic stretch from Hymenobacter psoromatis includes:
- a CDS encoding sodium-translocating pyrophosphatase, with product MPLILYAVPALGIFALFYTWLRSGWVARQDAGDEKMTTIAGYIADGAIAFLRAEYRVLALFALIASIFLGYLGFTGERSSPVIVIAFLIGAVFSATAGYIGMKIATKANVRTAQAARTSLTQALKVSFSGGSVMGMGVAGLAVLGMGSLFIIFYKIFVPSGLATGPEMEKALEVLTGFSLGAESIALFARVGGGIYTKAADVGADLVGKVEAGIPEDDSRNPATIADNVGDNVGDVAGMGADLFGSYVATILATMVLGREVRLGNMDQFGGLSPILLPMAIAGLGIVASLVGILAVRVKEGGSVQGALNLGNNVSIVVSGVFSYLLIKWMLPPGDITLRGYTFDANHVFYAVVVGLIVGFLMSTITEYYTAMGKRPVNSIVQQSSTGHATTVIGGLAVGMESTVAPILVLAAGIVLSFKAAGLYGVAIAAAGMMATTAMQLAIDAFGPIADNAGGIAEMSELPKEVRERTDILDAVGNTTAATGKGFAIASAALTSLALFAAFMGTAHIDTIDISNANVLAGLFVGAMIPFIFSALAIKAVGQAAMAMVQEVRRQFREIPGIMEGTGRPEYEKCVAISTEAAIRKMVAPGAIALLTPIIIGFAFGPEVLGGTLAGVTVSGVLMAMFQSNAGGAWDNAKKSFEKGVLVDGIMQFKGSEAHKASVTGDTVGDPFKDTSGPSMNILIKLMSIVSLVIAPHIARVGGERGMAPAPQHENVQLSQPHVRFAQNIVPAAEVILQITLRELR from the coding sequence ATGCCTCTTATCCTCTACGCGGTGCCCGCGTTGGGCATTTTTGCCTTATTCTACACCTGGCTGCGCTCGGGCTGGGTAGCCCGCCAGGATGCCGGCGACGAAAAGATGACCACCATTGCCGGCTACATTGCCGACGGGGCTATCGCCTTTCTGCGGGCCGAGTACCGGGTGCTGGCCTTGTTTGCCCTCATCGCCTCCATCTTCCTGGGCTACCTAGGCTTCACGGGCGAAAGGTCCAGCCCAGTCATTGTCATTGCCTTTTTGATTGGAGCCGTGTTTTCGGCCACGGCCGGCTATATCGGGATGAAAATCGCGACCAAAGCCAACGTGCGCACCGCCCAGGCGGCCCGCACCTCGCTGACCCAGGCATTGAAAGTATCGTTCTCGGGCGGTTCGGTGATGGGCATGGGGGTAGCGGGTCTGGCTGTGCTAGGGATGGGTTCGCTGTTCATCATCTTCTATAAAATATTCGTACCGAGCGGCTTAGCCACGGGCCCGGAGATGGAGAAAGCCCTCGAAGTGCTCACCGGCTTCTCGCTCGGGGCCGAGAGCATCGCGCTGTTTGCGAGGGTAGGGGGCGGCATTTATACCAAAGCCGCCGACGTGGGGGCCGACCTCGTGGGCAAGGTAGAGGCCGGCATTCCGGAGGATGACTCGCGCAACCCCGCCACCATCGCCGACAACGTGGGCGACAACGTGGGCGACGTGGCCGGCATGGGTGCCGACCTGTTTGGCTCGTACGTGGCCACTATCCTGGCCACGATGGTGCTGGGCCGCGAAGTGCGCCTGGGTAATATGGACCAGTTTGGCGGCCTGTCGCCCATTCTGCTGCCGATGGCCATTGCCGGGCTGGGCATCGTGGCCTCGCTGGTGGGCATTCTGGCCGTGCGGGTGAAGGAGGGGGGTAGCGTGCAGGGCGCGCTCAACCTGGGCAATAACGTGTCCATCGTCGTGTCGGGTGTTTTCTCTTACTTGTTGATTAAGTGGATGCTACCCCCCGGCGACATCACGTTGCGCGGCTACACCTTCGACGCCAACCACGTGTTTTACGCCGTTGTAGTAGGGCTCATCGTGGGCTTTTTGATGAGCACCATCACCGAGTATTACACCGCGATGGGCAAACGGCCGGTCAATAGCATCGTGCAGCAGAGCAGCACCGGCCACGCCACCACCGTTATCGGCGGCCTGGCCGTGGGCATGGAAAGCACCGTGGCGCCCATTTTGGTGCTGGCGGCCGGTATCGTGCTCAGCTTCAAGGCGGCGGGCCTCTACGGCGTAGCCATCGCGGCGGCGGGCATGATGGCCACCACGGCCATGCAGCTGGCCATCGACGCCTTCGGCCCCATTGCTGACAACGCCGGCGGCATCGCCGAAATGAGCGAGCTGCCCAAGGAAGTGCGCGAGCGCACCGATATCCTGGATGCCGTGGGCAACACCACGGCCGCCACCGGCAAAGGCTTCGCCATTGCCTCGGCGGCGCTCACCTCGCTGGCCTTGTTCGCGGCCTTCATGGGCACGGCTCACATCGATACCATTGATATCTCGAACGCTAACGTGCTAGCCGGCTTGTTTGTAGGGGCCATGATTCCGTTCATCTTCTCGGCCCTGGCTATCAAGGCGGTGGGGCAGGCGGCGATGGCGATGGTGCAGGAAGTGCGCCGGCAGTTCCGTGAAATTCCGGGTATTATGGAAGGCACCGGGCGGCCCGAATACGAGAAGTGCGTGGCCATCAGCACGGAAGCGGCCATCCGCAAGATGGTAGCGCCGGGGGCCATTGCTCTGCTCACGCCCATTATTATCGGCTTCGCTTTCGGCCCCGAAGTGCTGGGCGGCACGCTGGCGGGCGTCACGGTGAGCGGCGTGCTCATGGCCATGTTCCAGAGCAACGCTGGTGGTGCCTGGGACAATGCCAAAAAGTCGTTTGAAAAAGGCGTGCTGGTCGATGGCATCATGCAGTTCAAGGGCTCCGAGGCCCACAAAGCCAGCGTGACCGGCGACACCGTGGGTGACCCATTCAAGGACACCAGCGGCCCGAGTATGAACATTCTTATCAAGCTCATGAGCATCGTCTCGCTGGTAATTGCCCCGCACATTGCCCGCGTGGGCGGTGAGCGCGGCATGGCCCCGGCCCCGCAACACGAGAATGTGCAGCTGAGCCAGCCCCACGTGCGCTTCGCGCAAAATATTGTCCCCGCCGCCGAAGTCATTCTACAAATCACCTTGCGGGAGTTACGCTAA
- a CDS encoding aminopeptidase — protein sequence MQLLQTLCQIAAPSGNEVALTHFLLDYVRTHGPGWRQPPLVVHDEHRFQDCLLLVFGQPRTAVFAHLDSIGFTVRYGRGLVPIGGPECVAGYRLVGRDSQGEISCTLTVEENKEDEDETEVLGYEFSRDIEPGTSLTFACDFRETATTVQSCYLDNRLGVWAALRLAETLEHGIIAFSCWEEHGGGSVPYLARFIYETYGVRQALICDITWVTEGVKGGRGCVISLRDSLIPRRAYVERIRAIARAAGIAHQVEVEGVGGSDAKDLQRSDIPWDWCFVGAPEDEVHTPNEIVAKADIMSMVALYEVLMREL from the coding sequence ATGCAGCTTCTCCAAACTCTCTGCCAAATTGCGGCACCCTCGGGCAACGAGGTCGCGCTGACCCACTTCCTGCTCGATTATGTGCGCACGCACGGCCCCGGCTGGCGCCAGCCGCCCCTGGTGGTGCACGATGAGCATCGGTTTCAGGATTGCCTGCTGCTGGTGTTTGGGCAGCCGCGCACCGCCGTGTTTGCCCACCTCGACAGCATCGGCTTCACGGTGCGCTACGGGCGCGGGCTGGTGCCCATTGGCGGGCCCGAGTGCGTGGCGGGCTATCGGCTGGTCGGACGCGATTCGCAAGGCGAGATAAGCTGTACGCTGACGGTGGAAGAAAATAAAGAGGACGAAGACGAAACGGAGGTGCTCGGCTATGAGTTCAGCCGCGACATTGAGCCGGGCACCAGCCTCACCTTCGCCTGCGACTTTCGCGAGACGGCCACGACCGTGCAAAGCTGCTACCTCGACAACCGCCTCGGAGTGTGGGCGGCCCTGCGCCTGGCCGAAACCCTGGAGCACGGCATCATCGCGTTTTCGTGCTGGGAGGAGCACGGCGGCGGCTCCGTGCCCTACCTGGCCCGCTTCATTTATGAGACGTACGGCGTGCGGCAGGCGCTCATCTGCGATATCACCTGGGTCACGGAGGGCGTGAAGGGGGGTAGGGGCTGCGTTATTTCGCTACGCGACTCGCTCATTCCGCGCCGCGCCTACGTCGAGCGCATCCGGGCCATCGCGCGGGCGGCGGGCATCGCGCATCAGGTTGAAGTGGAGGGGGTAGGGGGCTCCGACGCTAAAGACTTGCAGCGCAGCGACATACCCTGGGACTGGTGTTTCGTGGGCGCTCCCGAGGACGAGGTGCACACGCCTAACGAAATAGTAGCTAAGGCCGACATTATGAGCATGGTAGCGCTGTACGAGGTTTTGATGCGCGAATTATAG
- a CDS encoding tol-pal system protein YbgF: MSAPVRLLRLLSLVGLLSFALVGKAQQTADTTRLRVGQVPAMRTIAVDTVNVLPTAADTKGWLLLDKDIQLELDGAVQNLYNFKYDKAEKQFRSLRRRYPNHPMPYFLLGLSTWWKIMPTNFDTKQYDKIFFAYMDTANTYAERLVKADPHNYEGYFFLSAANGFDARLNAERHNWRKATFSSKRALNYLQKSSEANGLSPEFLFGEALFNYYAVWIPENYPLLKPVLLFFPKGNKQLGLSQLRTVANNAFYTGVEAKVFLMKLLHNDEHQTAAAMPIARGLALKYPDNGYFARFYALLCFDQADFAECERVSRDIIDKINAGMPGYEATSGRYAMYFMGYLMQYKYRDLPKAQDYYKRCIVFAESNGETDGGFYLFSNANLARMAERDRDLAAARRYYEVVADKADHKSDQYKDAKAWLKKNS; this comes from the coding sequence ATGTCCGCTCCCGTTCGCCTTTTACGCTTGCTGTCACTCGTTGGTCTGCTGAGCTTCGCGCTGGTTGGAAAAGCGCAACAGACCGCCGATACTACCCGCCTGCGCGTGGGCCAAGTGCCGGCGATGCGCACCATCGCGGTCGATACGGTAAACGTCCTACCCACCGCCGCCGACACCAAGGGCTGGCTGCTCCTGGATAAAGACATTCAACTGGAGCTGGACGGCGCGGTGCAGAATCTGTACAATTTCAAGTACGACAAGGCCGAGAAGCAGTTTCGTTCGCTGCGCCGGCGCTATCCAAACCATCCCATGCCCTATTTTCTGCTGGGCCTGAGCACTTGGTGGAAGATAATGCCCACCAACTTCGACACCAAGCAGTACGACAAGATTTTCTTCGCTTACATGGACACGGCCAACACCTACGCCGAGCGGCTGGTGAAGGCCGACCCGCACAACTACGAAGGCTATTTCTTCCTCTCGGCTGCCAATGGCTTCGATGCCCGGCTCAACGCCGAGCGTCACAACTGGCGCAAGGCGACCTTCAGCAGCAAGCGGGCCCTCAATTATTTGCAGAAGAGCAGTGAAGCCAACGGCCTGAGTCCCGAATTTCTGTTCGGTGAGGCACTGTTTAATTACTATGCCGTCTGGATTCCCGAGAACTACCCTCTACTCAAGCCGGTATTACTTTTCTTCCCGAAAGGTAACAAACAGCTGGGTCTTAGCCAGCTGCGTACCGTAGCTAACAACGCTTTCTACACCGGAGTCGAGGCCAAGGTGTTCTTGATGAAGCTGCTGCACAACGATGAGCACCAAACAGCCGCCGCCATGCCCATTGCCCGCGGCCTGGCCCTCAAATATCCCGACAATGGCTACTTTGCCCGCTTCTACGCTCTGCTGTGCTTCGACCAGGCCGACTTCGCCGAGTGTGAGCGCGTCAGCCGCGACATCATCGATAAAATCAACGCCGGCATGCCGGGCTACGAGGCTACCAGCGGCCGCTACGCCATGTATTTCATGGGCTACCTCATGCAGTACAAATACCGCGACTTACCCAAGGCCCAGGACTACTATAAGCGCTGCATCGTTTTCGCCGAAAGCAACGGGGAAACCGACGGCGGCTTCTACCTTTTCTCCAATGCCAACCTGGCCCGCATGGCCGAGCGCGACCGTGACTTGGCGGCCGCCCGCCGCTACTATGAGGTAGTAGCCGACAAAGCCGACCACAAGTCGGACCAGTACAAAGATGCCAAGGCGTGGCTGAAAAAGAATTCCTGA